Below is a window of Fulvitalea axinellae DNA.
CAGTCAAGTCATCGGCAGGTACGTAAACGGCCTGTACCGAGGTGATCGATCCGCGCTTGGTAGAGGTGATTCGCTCCTGCATGGCACCCATCTCCGTAGCCAAAGTAGGCTGGTAACCCACGGCAGAAGGCATACGTCCCAAAAGGGCCGACACTTCCGATCCCGCCTGGGTAAAACGGAAAATGTTGTCAATAAAGAGCAGGATGTCACGTCCTTCTCCCTCTCCGTCACCATCACGGAAGTATTCCGCTACAGTAAGTCCCGAAAGGGCTACACGCGCACGGGCTCCTGGAGGTTCGTTCATCTGACCGAAAACCAAGGTAGCCTGTGATTTCTTAAGCTCGTTGGGGTCAACTTTGGAAAGATCCCATCCGCCTTCCTCCATTGATTTCACGAATTCGTCGCCGTACTTGATTACGCCTGATTCGATAAATTCGCGAAGCAAGTCGTTACCCTCACGCGTACGCTCACCAACACCGGCAAACACCGAAAGTCCTGAGTGGGCCTTGGCGATGTTGTTCACCAATTCCATGATGAGTACGGTCTTTCCTACACCGGCACCACCGAAAAGTCCGATTTTACCGCCCTTTGGATAAGGCTCCAACAGGTCGATAACTTTAATTCCCGTAAAAAGAACTTCGGTCGAAGTAGACAGGTTCTCGTAAGCGGGCGCTTGGCGGTGAATAGGCAAACCCTTTTCCGAATCTACCGCAGGCAATCCGTCGATAGCTTCTCCCACTACGTTAAAGAGTCGGCCACGCACTTCCTCGCCAATAGGCATTTCAATAGGTGATCCCGTATCCACGACATCGAGTCCTCGAACTAACCCTTCAGTACCTTCCATCGAGACTGTACGCACGCGCTTTTCCCCAAGGTGTTGCTGTACCTCGAGCACGATTTTCGCTCCGTCCGGCTTGGTCACTTCCAAAGCGTTCAAAATCGCAGGCAAGGTAGCCCCCTCAGCGTCGAAGCTAACGTCTACGACCGGACCGATAACTTGCGTTATTTTGCCAATGTTTGCCAT
It encodes the following:
- the atpD gene encoding F0F1 ATP synthase subunit beta; this encodes MANIGKITQVIGPVVDVSFDAEGATLPAILNALEVTKPDGAKIVLEVQQHLGEKRVRTVSMEGTEGLVRGLDVVDTGSPIEMPIGEEVRGRLFNVVGEAIDGLPAVDSEKGLPIHRQAPAYENLSTSTEVLFTGIKVIDLLEPYPKGGKIGLFGGAGVGKTVLIMELVNNIAKAHSGLSVFAGVGERTREGNDLLREFIESGVIKYGDEFVKSMEEGGWDLSKVDPNELKKSQATLVFGQMNEPPGARARVALSGLTVAEYFRDGDGEGEGRDILLFIDNIFRFTQAGSEVSALLGRMPSAVGYQPTLATEMGAMQERITSTKRGSITSVQAVYVPADDLTDPAPATTFTHLDAKTVLSRQIASLGIYPAVDPLDSTSRILSPDILGDDHYNTAQRVIEILQRYKELQDIIAILGMDELSDEDKETVHRARRVQRFLSQPFHVAEQFTGMQGVLVDIKDTISGFNAILDGTYDHLPEAAFNLVGTIEEAVTKGEKLLAEAKA